A single Bacillus sp. HMF5848 DNA region contains:
- the ccpA gene encoding catabolite control protein A produces the protein MNITIYDVAREANVSMATVSRVVNGNPNVKPTTRKKVQDAIERLGYRPNAVARGLASKKTTTVGVIIPDISSIFFAELARGIEDIATMYKYNIILSNSDQNKDKELHLLNTMLGKQVDGIIFMGGHITPEHVAEFEKSPVPIVISASMEESNTIPSVNIDYAQAAEDVVTYLIEKGHTKIGYVAGPLADSINEKLKFAGYKAALDKAGVHLDESLVIEGDYTHDSGIEAIENLLNGDTVPTVVFAANDEMALGVIHGAQDQNYIIPDQLEVIGFDNTRLATMVRPQLTTVVQPMYDIGAVSMRLLTKYMNKEQVEDHCVVLPHRIEFRHSTK, from the coding sequence GGAAAAAAGTCCAGGATGCGATTGAGCGATTGGGATACCGCCCAAATGCAGTCGCGCGTGGGTTAGCTAGTAAAAAAACAACAACTGTTGGTGTTATTATCCCAGATATCTCAAGTATCTTTTTTGCTGAACTAGCTCGCGGAATTGAAGATATTGCTACTATGTACAAATATAATATTATTTTAAGTAATTCAGATCAAAACAAAGACAAAGAATTGCATCTATTAAATACAATGCTTGGAAAACAGGTGGATGGAATTATTTTCATGGGTGGCCATATAACACCTGAGCATGTAGCAGAGTTCGAGAAATCACCAGTACCAATAGTTATATCTGCTTCAATGGAAGAATCTAATACTATTCCTTCTGTAAATATTGACTATGCGCAAGCAGCAGAAGATGTTGTAACGTATTTAATTGAAAAAGGACATACAAAAATTGGCTATGTTGCAGGCCCGTTAGCTGACTCTATTAATGAAAAATTGAAGTTTGCAGGGTATAAAGCAGCATTAGATAAAGCAGGTGTTCATTTAGATGAATCACTTGTCATTGAAGGTGATTATACTCACGATTCTGGTATCGAAGCTATTGAGAACTTACTAAATGGGGATACTGTACCAACTGTAGTTTTTGCAGCAAACGATGAAATGGCGTTAGGTGTGATTCATGGTGCTCAAGACCAGAATTACATCATCCCTGATCAGTTAGAGGTTATTGGATTTGATAATACTAGACTTGCAACTATGGTACGTCCACAACTGACAACAGTTGTACAGCCAATGTATGATATTGGAGCTGTTTCCATGAGATTACTAACAAAGTATATGAATAAAGAACAGGTAGAAGATCACTGTGTTGTTTTACCACATAGAATTGAATTTAGGCACTCAACAAAATAA